CCGGTATTCAAACACGCCGGGTGTTTTATAAGCGGGGTTTCTGAGAGCCTATTCAACTCTGGTTTATGCCTTCCTTCAGGTACAGCGATAAACGATGAAGATCTAACGAGGGTAATAGAAACGATAAAAGAAGTTTCACGTTCGCACAATAGCAGTTCCCTTCATAACTAAATTTTTTTCTTGCCAGTTTTTGCCAATCATTATACCATTGTAATTCACAACTCTTTGTAAAAGCAGCATTTACCCTTTTACTATGCAGGTATTTAATTATGTTGGCTGTTTTAAATTATACACTTATAAAATACCGATTACCATTGATAGTGGTACTTCATCTGTTTTTCGCTTCCGGAGCGCTTCTTTTTTCATTTCTGCTAAGATTTGACTTCTCACTTGGACACGATAATTACCCATTATTGTTCTTTTATTCCTTACCCATCAGTATAGTTGTGTTTATGCTTTGCTCTGGTTTTTTTAATCTCTTTCAGGGTATATGGCGATATGTGAGTGTGGATGATTTAAAGGACATTGTAAAAACATCAGCGATAGCATCATTGGTATTTATGTTCGTAATAATTATTAGTGGAGAATTTAAGGGGTATCCCCGATCTATCTATGTATTGAATTTTGCTCTTTTTATCATTCTTAACGGGGGGACTCGTTTTGCAATCAGAATATTCCGTGAGTCTTTTTATCCCAGAAGTGATACTGCTAAAAATGTATTGATAGTTGGGGCTGGTACTGCGGGAAATGAAGTGGTGAAAACGCTTAAAACTGCTAAACGCAAAGATTACGTACCAGTGGGTTTTATCGATAGGGATAAGACTCTGCACGGTAAAAGAATTCAGGGCATTAAAGTACTGGGTGATATAACATCCATTCGTCAGGCAGTTAAAAGGCACCGGGTACATGAGATATTTATCGCTATTCCGGAAGCGACTAATAAACTGGTGAAGGAGATTATTTCTGCATCAAAAGTAAATGATTGGGGTCTAAATTTTAAGATAGTGCCATCAATGCTTGATATCATGAGCGGAAAACTTTTAGTGAATCAGATTAGAGATGTGTCAATAGAAGACCTGCTTTCCCGTCCGGATATAAAACTTAATGATACACATGTAAGAAAACAGTTAGCGGGTAAGACTGTTTTGATTACTGGCGCGGGTGGATCCATTGGCTCGGAGATCGCCTATCAGGTCGCGGCGTATAGTCCGGCTAGAATAATTCTTTTAGACGCAAGTGAAATGAGCGCCTACCATGTAGATCAGGGGTTAAAAACTCGCCATCCGGGTATTTCGATTCACACGGTTGTCGGTAATCTTCTTGAAACTGGATTTATGGAGATGCTTTTTCGGCGCTACCCTCCCGATTACATCTATCACGCCGCGGCATATAAGCATGTGCACTTGATGGAGTGGAACCCTCTTGGATGTCTGAAAAATAATGTACTTGCAACGGCGCATCTGGCTTCGATGGCTGAGCGTTTTGGAGTAAAGCAGTTTGTAATGATATCAACTGATAAAGCGGTTCACCCCAAAGGTATAATGGGTATTTCAAAGCGACTTGCTGAACGAGTGGTTCTGGAAAGGAATCCTTCAGGTACTTTGTTTAACGTCGTTAGATTCGGCAATGTTTTAGGCTCAAGTGGATCAGTTATTCCGCTCTTTAAAAAACAGATCCGTGAAGGCGGACCTGTTACCGTAACCAGTCCGGAAACAAAACGTTATTTTATGTCTATCCCAGAAGCGGTACAGCTGGTACTGCAAGCTTCAACACTTAATGAATCAAAAGCGATTTTTATGCTGGACATGGGAAATCCAGTAAAAATAGTAGATTTGGCAAAAAACCTTATTGAACTTTCGGGTCTGAAAACTGGTGAAGATATCGATATCGTATATACTGGGATGCGGGATGGAGAAAAGATCGAGGAAGTTCTTCTTGCTGAACAAGAGGATCTGCTACCGACAAAATTCGATAAAATAAGATTGCAGAAAAGAAATGGACATGATCCCGAACTGGTAGAAAAATTTATTCACGAATTGAAAAGCAATGTAGAATTGGCTAATGTACCTTCTGTATATCGGGATATAAAAAAGATGATCCCTGAAATGGAGGGCCCAAGCTATGATGAGTTCGTTGAAAGGATTTTTACGTAAACTGTACACTGTCCTGAACAAGTCCGCCCATCTCAGATGTGCTTAAAATGCTCTCATTTATCTATTTCTTATAGCAAAATATCAGAAATAGCGGCCTCGAAGTGCGGTAATCGTTCCTCCGGGGGGCATTCGCGAAGACAGTACGGGCAAACCCACCTATCTCGCAGATCAAATCGACGGTCGCCTTACAATACTTCGTTTGCGATAACGGACCTGTTTTAACAGCCTATCTCTCTCTACTACCGAATCAATGATCACAGCTCATAGCTATTGAAAAACAGAGGTAA
The Chitinispirillales bacterium ANBcel5 genome window above contains:
- a CDS encoding nucleoside-diphosphate sugar epimerase/dehydratase; translated protein: MLAVLNYTLIKYRLPLIVVLHLFFASGALLFSFLLRFDFSLGHDNYPLLFFYSLPISIVVFMLCSGFFNLFQGIWRYVSVDDLKDIVKTSAIASLVFMFVIIISGEFKGYPRSIYVLNFALFIILNGGTRFAIRIFRESFYPRSDTAKNVLIVGAGTAGNEVVKTLKTAKRKDYVPVGFIDRDKTLHGKRIQGIKVLGDITSIRQAVKRHRVHEIFIAIPEATNKLVKEIISASKVNDWGLNFKIVPSMLDIMSGKLLVNQIRDVSIEDLLSRPDIKLNDTHVRKQLAGKTVLITGAGGSIGSEIAYQVAAYSPARIILLDASEMSAYHVDQGLKTRHPGISIHTVVGNLLETGFMEMLFRRYPPDYIYHAAAYKHVHLMEWNPLGCLKNNVLATAHLASMAERFGVKQFVMISTDKAVHPKGIMGISKRLAERVVLERNPSGTLFNVVRFGNVLGSSGSVIPLFKKQIREGGPVTVTSPETKRYFMSIPEAVQLVLQASTLNESKAIFMLDMGNPVKIVDLAKNLIELSGLKTGEDIDIVYTGMRDGEKIEEVLLAEQEDLLPTKFDKIRLQKRNGHDPELVEKFIHELKSNVELANVPSVYRDIKKMIPEMEGPSYDEFVERIFT